The Ciconia boyciana chromosome 2, ASM3463844v1, whole genome shotgun sequence genome has a segment encoding these proteins:
- the UMAD1 gene encoding UBAP1-MVB12-associated (UMA)-domain containing protein 1 isoform X2: MKLHMIICSSQCMPQQLVGQRCDTIDDQSRESKDKTSFPETRPMCNQPPQINTGHRSQLTVSSAEAGNERSQNLESSPFMSDLLSDVPFALAPHVLAVQGTHNDVPDRLLTYDINDNLSRFWYDFTLENSVLCDL, encoded by the exons ATGAAGTTGCATATGATCATCTGCTCATCACAGTGCATGCCACAGCAGTTAGTAGGACAAAGAT GTGACACAATTGATGATCAAAGTAGAGAGTCAAAGGATAAAACTTCATTTCCGGAGACCAGACCAATGTGCAACCAACCTCCACAG aTAAATACAGGGCACCGATCGCAGTTGACTGTATCAAGTGCAGAGGCGGGAAATGAAAGGAGTCAAAATTTGGAAAGCAGCCCTTTCATGTCCGATCTTCTGAGTGACGTACCCTTTGCCCTAGCACCACATGTGTTAGCAGTACAGGGCACCCATAATGACGTTCCTGACCGATTGCTCACCTACGACATCAATGATAATTTATCAAGATTTTGGTATGACTTTACACTTGAAAATTCAGTGCTTTGTGAtctgtaa